Proteins found in one Pseudomonas mosselii genomic segment:
- the mnxG gene encoding manganese-oxidizing multicopper oxidase MnxG: protein MSTPRKGPVLSTFLLALLGWQVSSEAAVQCQRTLVANVVALDQPLMFNRLGAQNANGMMYALRQDVVDEHQVPLGKGGAAVPGKVTLRPDKRPRPIVLRVAAGDCLTVNLTNLLAYQANPNKHGIDHDETGGEGEEEEGAEVENEGGEHLVADEQVRDRHVGFQVNGMQAVNTIADISANTGRNGNFLVAPGSTRSYTLYAEREGAFAVSSRGAPFGGEGNAGNVANGLFGQVVVVPKAGRTYRNTLTEEEMRLATTGRTATGQPVIDYEARYPQAQPWVAEGKAGRPIIAMVDGNEILNSETDAIVMGPNPDGSFPKATYPLESVGKRNPALPNRLEAFRDFASQFADEVAGTQAFPGYWADPVMGHVLEPTRDSFMINYGSGGMGAEVVANRLGVGPMHDCLSCAYEEFFLSAHTVGDVGTLVDIPANVGLEHIRPGETPPASATGVKATMALYPAEPANVHHSYIGDFTKFRNTHNGHEQHIFHLHGHQWLFNPNDDNSDYIDAQGIGPGVGYTYEIANGGSGNRNRVAGDAIYHCHFYPHFAQGMWAMWRVHDVFEPGTRLEVSGEGANGFHSTPFALRNGKPAQGARALPDGEIIAGTPIPAIVPLPGKAMAPMPGKVTVVPKLSETLVAGHEDDDEKEEGDDHPDQPPIPRAVGSLALVDRSETNRNADGSLKNPGYPFWIGGMESSVGQRPPTPPLDMLDPALARQLKDSGKALWANLDPNQVDGWDGGLGRHTLDGVSAGGDAVTTTTKLDFSKVVHKAKPIYLPEEGTEVEQAAMQFHAKAEHPSFALIPGGAPVAKAFRTNGALPTAGAPFYEPCMDDRGKRLTQSSGVGEFFSGENLTGMSFRGSSTFTADRPRIYKAANIQFDAVYNKVGYHFPQARILALWEDAWPVITKQRPPEPLVMRMNTFDCTQYVHTNLIPSFYEMDDYQVRTPTDVIGQHIHLPKWDLTAADGSANGWNYEDGILSPGSVVERVHAIRSFNNCTEGDTRDGTAACPKAKQHPYFGRFGRADWLGARSAMQRWFADPLVNVYNVDRGLGTIFTHDHLGPSTHQQLGLYATVLAEPAGSTWYHAETGEQLYNPATRQDGGPTSWQAVIQTGDHDGDGKNDSYREFFLEYSGFQHAYEAGVYVGAGPNGVPDGQAYPPTADSFRYAINPPVRGKASTLLEAIVEERGGINPGCPSRPCPQAISVDDPGMFVVNYRNEPLALRVFDPDKVGPDGKRGMQADGLGGDLGYALQTRTDRAIPAMNLAPSAITQAVGPTGGTTLFPPHINKAGSEPGDPFTPMLRTYSGDNVRLRMHAGGHEEEHNVTLHGVKWLQNGSGFGNSSNSGWKSSQMIGISEQLGFMAPVSMISSSAATNGDYLYSLDAALEGYWNGIWGIMRNYTAQRADLFPLPNNPQPVAMRNTVNFDGICPKTTANANGIGTRPTVKRSYEVVAALANDILENRNSVTISDPNGVGQHVGGPLKANGGTLVFNSRRTSIPLVSGVDPEDGETFTIGGHGAPLHDPTAILYVRKADLDPSSGKLKAGVPVEPLILRANAGDCISVTLENRLPLVMPDLPSTAVMHNVVKRDRFASEGATAFANNLMRPSSHVGLHAQLLAYDITKSDGVNVGLNPVQTVPPRTGGSGAYPTKVYQYYAGHLEREGKPTLQLGRTVDNINTTAIEFGGLNLTPADVIKQPQKGLVGAMSILPQSATWTEDTASRAQATVKVSGQADYRDFVTVWQRALNMRWADGAPVAGINTEGNGAAGDPQDNGNMAVNYKTEPLWLRFGMAPDSPFGHADGLGFADIPNAHMAYSNALVGGDPQTPVLYAKPGQPVRNHIVMPSGGSRGMTYQLDGHLWPLHNYQAEKSDVDGYPMGMPGIGSVRFGYNPMAMYIGAQESVLPAAHFSFMLPSAGGSNAVPGDYLFRDYAAYGNTSGLWGILRVTNEAPPATAPAQ, encoded by the coding sequence ATGTCGACCCCTCGCAAAGGCCCGGTCCTGTCCACTTTCCTGCTGGCCCTGCTGGGCTGGCAGGTCTCCAGCGAGGCCGCGGTGCAGTGCCAGCGCACGCTGGTGGCCAACGTGGTGGCGCTGGATCAGCCGCTGATGTTCAACCGCCTCGGCGCGCAGAACGCCAACGGCATGATGTACGCCCTGCGCCAGGACGTGGTGGATGAGCACCAGGTGCCCTTGGGCAAGGGCGGCGCCGCGGTGCCGGGCAAGGTCACCCTGCGCCCGGACAAGCGCCCGCGGCCGATCGTGCTGCGGGTGGCCGCCGGTGACTGCCTGACGGTCAACCTGACCAACCTGCTGGCCTACCAGGCCAACCCCAACAAGCACGGCATCGACCATGACGAAACCGGGGGCGAAGGGGAGGAAGAAGAGGGCGCCGAGGTCGAGAACGAAGGCGGCGAGCACTTGGTTGCCGACGAACAGGTTCGCGACCGTCACGTGGGCTTCCAGGTGAATGGCATGCAGGCGGTCAACACCATCGCTGATATTTCGGCCAACACCGGGCGCAACGGCAACTTTCTGGTGGCCCCCGGCAGCACCCGCAGTTACACGTTGTACGCCGAACGCGAGGGTGCCTTCGCCGTGTCCAGTCGCGGTGCGCCGTTCGGCGGCGAAGGTAATGCCGGCAACGTCGCCAACGGCCTGTTCGGCCAGGTGGTGGTGGTGCCCAAGGCCGGCCGCACCTATCGCAACACCCTGACCGAGGAGGAAATGCGCCTGGCCACCACTGGCCGCACCGCCACCGGTCAGCCGGTGATCGACTACGAGGCGCGCTATCCGCAGGCCCAGCCGTGGGTCGCCGAGGGCAAGGCCGGCAGGCCGATCATCGCCATGGTCGACGGCAACGAGATCCTCAACAGCGAGACTGACGCCATCGTCATGGGGCCGAATCCCGACGGCAGTTTCCCGAAAGCCACCTACCCGCTGGAAAGCGTCGGCAAGCGCAACCCTGCGTTGCCCAACCGGCTCGAGGCGTTTCGCGACTTCGCCTCGCAGTTTGCCGACGAAGTGGCAGGCACCCAGGCATTCCCTGGCTACTGGGCAGACCCGGTAATGGGGCATGTGCTGGAGCCGACCCGCGATTCGTTCATGATCAACTATGGCTCCGGCGGCATGGGGGCGGAGGTGGTGGCCAACCGACTCGGCGTCGGGCCGATGCACGATTGCCTGTCGTGCGCCTACGAGGAATTCTTCCTCAGCGCCCATACCGTCGGCGATGTCGGGACGTTGGTGGATATCCCGGCCAACGTTGGGCTGGAGCACATCCGTCCTGGCGAAACGCCGCCGGCCAGCGCCACCGGGGTCAAGGCAACCATGGCCCTGTACCCGGCCGAGCCTGCCAACGTGCACCACAGCTACATCGGCGACTTCACCAAGTTCCGCAACACCCACAACGGCCACGAGCAGCACATCTTCCACCTGCACGGACACCAGTGGCTGTTCAATCCCAACGACGACAATTCCGACTACATCGACGCCCAGGGCATTGGCCCTGGCGTGGGCTACACCTACGAGATCGCCAACGGCGGTTCGGGCAACCGCAACCGTGTGGCGGGCGATGCCATCTATCACTGCCATTTCTATCCGCACTTCGCCCAGGGCATGTGGGCCATGTGGCGGGTGCACGATGTGTTCGAACCGGGTACCCGCCTGGAGGTCAGTGGCGAGGGCGCCAACGGCTTCCACAGCACGCCGTTCGCCTTGCGCAATGGCAAGCCGGCCCAGGGCGCCCGTGCGCTGCCGGACGGCGAGATCATCGCCGGCACGCCGATCCCGGCCATCGTGCCGTTGCCGGGCAAGGCCATGGCGCCGATGCCGGGCAAGGTCACCGTGGTGCCCAAGCTGTCCGAGACCCTGGTCGCCGGGCATGAAGATGACGATGAAAAGGAGGAGGGCGATGACCATCCGGATCAACCGCCCATCCCGCGCGCCGTCGGTTCCCTGGCCCTGGTTGACCGCAGCGAGACCAATCGCAACGCCGACGGCAGCCTGAAGAACCCCGGCTACCCGTTCTGGATTGGCGGCATGGAAAGCAGCGTCGGCCAGCGCCCGCCGACCCCGCCGCTGGACATGCTCGACCCGGCCCTGGCCCGCCAGCTCAAGGACAGCGGCAAGGCGCTGTGGGCCAACCTCGACCCCAACCAAGTCGACGGCTGGGACGGCGGCCTGGGCCGGCACACCCTTGACGGTGTGTCTGCCGGTGGCGATGCCGTGACCACCACCACCAAGCTGGATTTCTCCAAGGTGGTGCACAAGGCCAAGCCGATCTACCTGCCCGAGGAGGGCACCGAGGTCGAGCAGGCTGCCATGCAGTTCCACGCCAAGGCCGAACATCCAAGCTTTGCCCTGATCCCCGGCGGCGCGCCGGTGGCCAAGGCCTTTCGCACCAACGGCGCCTTGCCCACGGCGGGCGCGCCGTTCTACGAGCCGTGCATGGACGACCGCGGCAAGCGCCTGACCCAGTCCTCGGGCGTCGGCGAGTTCTTCAGCGGTGAAAACCTCACCGGCATGAGTTTCCGCGGTTCGTCCACGTTCACCGCCGACCGCCCGCGCATCTACAAGGCGGCCAACATCCAGTTCGACGCGGTGTACAACAAGGTTGGCTACCACTTCCCGCAGGCGCGCATCCTCGCCCTGTGGGAAGACGCCTGGCCGGTGATCACCAAGCAGCGCCCGCCGGAGCCGCTGGTGATGCGCATGAACACCTTCGACTGCACCCAGTACGTGCATACCAACCTGATCCCGTCGTTCTATGAGATGGACGACTACCAGGTGCGCACGCCAACCGACGTGATCGGCCAGCATATCCACCTGCCCAAATGGGACCTGACTGCCGCCGACGGCTCTGCCAACGGCTGGAACTACGAGGACGGTATCCTCTCGCCCGGCAGCGTGGTCGAGCGTGTGCATGCCATCCGCAGCTTCAACAACTGCACCGAGGGCGACACCCGCGACGGCACCGCCGCCTGCCCGAAAGCCAAGCAGCATCCGTATTTCGGGCGCTTTGGCCGGGCCGATTGGCTCGGCGCGCGCAGCGCCATGCAACGCTGGTTCGCCGACCCGCTGGTGAACGTGTACAACGTCGATCGTGGCCTGGGCACCATCTTCACCCATGACCACCTCGGCCCATCGACCCACCAACAGCTGGGGCTGTATGCAACCGTGCTGGCCGAGCCCGCCGGTTCCACCTGGTACCACGCCGAGACCGGCGAGCAGCTGTACAACCCGGCCACCCGCCAGGACGGCGGCCCGACTTCGTGGCAGGCGGTCATCCAGACCGGTGACCACGACGGCGATGGTAAAAACGACAGCTATCGCGAGTTCTTCCTTGAGTACAGCGGCTTCCAGCACGCCTACGAGGCGGGTGTATATGTCGGCGCAGGGCCTAACGGCGTACCTGATGGCCAGGCGTACCCGCCGACCGCCGACAGTTTCCGCTATGCCATCAATCCGCCGGTGCGGGGCAAGGCGTCCACCCTGCTGGAGGCCATTGTCGAGGAACGCGGTGGCATCAACCCCGGCTGTCCGAGCAGGCCATGCCCGCAGGCGATTTCGGTGGATGATCCTGGGATGTTCGTCGTCAACTACCGCAACGAGCCCCTGGCGCTGCGGGTGTTCGATCCTGACAAGGTCGGTCCCGACGGCAAGCGCGGCATGCAGGCCGACGGCCTAGGTGGCGACCTGGGCTACGCCTTGCAGACCCGTACCGACCGTGCCATTCCGGCGATGAACCTGGCACCGTCGGCGATTACCCAGGCGGTGGGTCCCACCGGCGGCACCACGCTGTTCCCACCGCACATCAACAAGGCCGGCAGCGAGCCGGGCGACCCGTTCACACCCATGCTGCGTACCTATTCAGGCGACAACGTGCGCCTGCGCATGCATGCCGGTGGACATGAAGAGGAGCACAACGTCACCCTGCACGGGGTCAAGTGGCTGCAGAACGGCTCGGGCTTCGGCAACAGTTCCAATTCGGGATGGAAGTCGTCGCAGATGATCGGCATCTCCGAACAATTGGGCTTCATGGCACCGGTATCGATGATCTCCAGCTCCGCCGCCACCAACGGCGACTACCTGTATTCGCTGGACGCGGCACTTGAGGGCTATTGGAACGGCATCTGGGGCATCATGCGCAACTACACCGCTCAGCGTGCCGACCTGTTCCCGCTGCCCAACAACCCGCAGCCGGTAGCCATGCGCAACACCGTGAACTTCGACGGCATCTGCCCGAAAACCACGGCCAACGCCAATGGCATCGGCACACGGCCAACGGTCAAACGGAGCTATGAAGTGGTCGCGGCGCTGGCCAACGATATCCTCGAGAACCGTAACAGCGTGACCATCAGCGACCCGAACGGCGTCGGCCAGCATGTCGGCGGCCCGCTCAAGGCCAATGGTGGCACGCTGGTGTTCAACAGTCGGCGCACCAGCATCCCGCTGGTGAGCGGGGTCGACCCGGAGGATGGCGAGACCTTCACCATCGGGGGCCATGGCGCGCCGCTGCACGACCCGACCGCGATCCTCTATGTGCGCAAGGCCGATCTCGACCCAAGCAGCGGCAAGCTCAAGGCAGGCGTGCCGGTGGAGCCATTGATCCTGCGCGCCAACGCCGGCGATTGCATCAGCGTCACCCTGGAAAACCGCCTGCCGCTGGTGATGCCCGACCTGCCCAGCACTGCGGTGATGCACAACGTGGTCAAACGCGATCGCTTCGCCAGTGAAGGCGCCACGGCCTTCGCCAACAACCTGATGCGCCCGTCCAGTCATGTTGGCCTGCACGCGCAGTTGCTGGCGTACGACATCACCAAGTCGGACGGCGTCAACGTCGGGCTCAACCCGGTGCAGACCGTGCCGCCGCGCACCGGCGGCAGCGGCGCGTATCCGACCAAGGTGTACCAGTACTACGCCGGGCATCTGGAGCGCGAGGGCAAGCCGACCCTGCAACTGGGTCGTACAGTGGACAACATCAACACAACCGCCATCGAGTTCGGCGGCCTCAACCTGACCCCGGCCGATGTCATCAAGCAGCCGCAGAAGGGCCTGGTGGGCGCCATGAGCATCTTGCCGCAGAGTGCCACCTGGACCGAGGACACCGCCAGCCGTGCCCAGGCCACGGTGAAGGTCAGTGGTCAGGCGGACTACCGTGACTTCGTCACCGTGTGGCAGCGGGCGCTGAACATGCGCTGGGCCGACGGCGCGCCGGTGGCGGGTATCAATACCGAGGGCAACGGTGCGGCGGGCGATCCGCAGGACAACGGCAACATGGCGGTCAACTACAAGACCGAGCCGCTGTGGCTGCGTTTCGGCATGGCCCCGGACTCGCCGTTCGGCCATGCCGACGGCTTGGGTTTCGCCGACATCCCCAACGCGCACATGGCCTACAGCAATGCCCTGGTCGGCGGTGATCCGCAGACACCTGTGCTGTACGCCAAGCCTGGGCAACCGGTGCGCAACCACATCGTCATGCCCAGTGGCGGCAGCCGCGGCATGACCTATCAGTTGGACGGGCACCTGTGGCCGTTGCACAACTACCAGGCCGAGAAGAGCGATGTGGACGGCTACCCCATGGGGATGCCAGGCATCGGCTCGGTGCGGTTCGGCTACAACCCTATGGCCATGTACATCGGTGCGCAGGAGAGCGTGTTGCCGGCGGCGCACTTCAGCTTCATGTTGCCCAGCGCCGGTGGGTCCAATGCGGTTCCGGGAGACTATCTGTTCCGGGATTATGCCGCGTACGGAAATACCTCGGGGTTGTGGGGCATCCTGCGGGTGACCAACGAGGCGCCGCCGGCCACGGCGCCGGCGCAGTAA